From uncultured Methanobrevibacter sp., a single genomic window includes:
- the aksF gene encoding homoisocitrate dehydrogenase encodes MYNIAIISGDGIGREVMGACEYLLDKLDLDFSFKYGEAGFDCFNNNGTTLPDETVKIAKNSDAVLFGASTSTPGQPSPIINLRKELNVYANIRPIKSYKGVNCIRDDIDFVIVRENTEGLYSQVEYGDSEKMMAERIITRKASERISKAAFNLCIKRGQSKVTCVHKSNVLKKTDGVFKESFYKIAKNYPQIQTEDYYVDAMAMYLVTQPQNFDVIVSSNLFGDILSDESAGLVGGLGLAPSGNIGDYNGLFEPVHGSAPDIAGKNIANPCSMILSASMMLDYLGEWEISNSIKNAVEKVIAECKIRTPDLGGDSSTMDVTKAIVRELI; translated from the coding sequence ATGTATAATATTGCAATCATAAGTGGAGACGGAATAGGCAGAGAAGTAATGGGTGCATGCGAATATTTGCTGGACAAACTGGATTTGGATTTCAGTTTTAAATATGGTGAAGCCGGTTTTGATTGTTTCAACAATAACGGAACAACATTACCTGATGAAACCGTTAAAATAGCAAAAAACAGTGATGCTGTGCTTTTCGGAGCATCAACATCAACACCAGGTCAGCCTAGCCCCATTATAAATCTGAGAAAAGAACTGAACGTATATGCAAATATCAGACCAATAAAATCATATAAAGGCGTTAACTGCATTCGTGACGATATTGATTTTGTTATAGTTAGAGAAAACACCGAAGGACTCTACTCCCAGGTCGAATACGGCGACAGCGAAAAGATGATGGCTGAAAGAATAATAACCAGAAAAGCATCTGAGAGAATTTCAAAAGCAGCATTCAATTTATGCATTAAAAGAGGCCAGAGCAAAGTTACATGCGTTCACAAAAGCAATGTCCTGAAAAAGACTGACGGAGTATTTAAAGAAAGTTTCTACAAAATTGCAAAGAATTATCCGCAAATTCAAACTGAAGATTATTATGTTGATGCAATGGCAATGTATCTGGTCACACAGCCTCAAAACTTTGACGTTATAGTATCAAGCAATCTCTTTGGAGACATATTATCCGATGAAAGTGCAGGACTTGTAGGAGGCCTTGGACTTGCACCGTCAGGAAATATTGGAGATTATAACGGTTTATTCGAACCGGTTCACGGATCAGCACCTGATATTGCAGGCAAAAACATTGCAAATCCTTGTTCAATGATACTGTCCGCTTCCATGATGCTTGACTACCTTGGAGAATGGGAAATCTCAAACAGCATCAAAAATGCCGTTGAAAAAGTGATTGCCGAGTGCAAAATCAGAACTCCAGATCTGGGAGGAGATTCATCAACAATGGATGTGACAAAAGCTATTGTAAGGGAGTTAATATAA
- a CDS encoding TIGR00730 family Rossman fold protein, with protein MRICLYGSGSPDIDEIYTDEAYRLGSEIAKRGHSLVFGGGDTGMMGACAKGVRDNDGKSLGIAPPWIGNFEPLCDDCSEFIYVDSMDERKNKFVENSDAFIISPGGIGTLDEFFEIITLKKLKQHDKEIIVFNISGFFDTMLKMIDEMSEKGFLYKQEHIFKVAYSIEEIFEILE; from the coding sequence ATGAGAATATGTCTTTACGGATCAGGAAGCCCGGATATTGATGAGATTTATACAGATGAAGCTTACAGATTAGGAAGTGAAATTGCAAAAAGAGGCCACAGCCTTGTTTTTGGCGGAGGAGATACTGGAATGATGGGAGCATGTGCAAAAGGCGTTCGTGACAATGACGGGAAAAGTTTAGGAATAGCTCCGCCATGGATTGGAAACTTTGAACCTTTATGTGATGACTGCAGCGAATTTATATATGTCGACTCAATGGATGAGCGAAAAAACAAATTTGTGGAAAATTCAGACGCATTCATAATATCTCCAGGAGGAATAGGCACCCTGGATGAATTTTTCGAAATCATAACCCTCAAAAAACTAAAACAGCACGATAAGGAAATTATAGTATTCAACATCTCAGGTTTCTTTGATACAATGCTTAAAATGATTGATGAGATGAGTGAAAAAGGTTTTCTCTACAAACAGGAGCACATATTTAAAGTAGCTTACAGCATAGAGGAGATATTTGAAATTTTGGAATGA
- a CDS encoding flavodoxin family protein translates to MKIVVLKGSPNKNGSSNMLAENFTKGALEAGHSVEEIDAAHADISPCIGCVHCGYEGECILSDDMDEIREKIIDADMMVFVTPLYYYGMSAQLKILVDRFCSRNFSIQQKHMKSALLTVAYNSDDWTFDALQSHYDTLLRYLNLTDCGRVLGYGCGTPSMTKFSKYPDEAYNLGKSI, encoded by the coding sequence ATGAAAATAGTAGTTTTGAAAGGAAGTCCCAACAAAAATGGTTCATCAAATATGTTGGCTGAAAATTTCACAAAAGGAGCCCTCGAAGCAGGCCACAGCGTCGAAGAGATAGATGCTGCCCATGCGGATATTTCTCCCTGCATAGGATGTGTGCACTGCGGTTATGAAGGAGAATGCATCTTAAGTGATGATATGGATGAAATCCGAGAAAAAATTATCGATGCTGACATGATGGTTTTCGTAACTCCTTTGTATTATTACGGAATGTCTGCACAGCTAAAAATACTTGTTGACAGATTCTGCTCCAGAAACTTTTCAATTCAGCAGAAACATATGAAGTCAGCACTTCTGACAGTTGCATATAACAGTGATGACTGGACATTTGACGCTTTGCAATCTCATTATGATACATTGCTTCGCTATCTCAATTTAACCGACTGCGGAAGGGTTTTAGGTTATGGCTGCGGAACTCCATCAATGACCAAATTCTCAAAATACCCTGATGAGGCATATAATCTGGGAAAAAGTATCTGA
- a CDS encoding HEAT repeat domain-containing protein produces the protein MERSIDELIELLNDKDDFVVEDAVGELELRADEALDPLIEALSSRKKQIRLNAATLLGAINNPKAIPALIETMHDNNKLVRREASTAVSRMGEPAVDPLIETLEDEDWRVRGAAAWALGNLGDEKAIPALEKLLDDESGFVKQGAQSAINSINK, from the coding sequence ATGGAAAGAAGTATCGATGAATTAATTGAGCTATTAAATGATAAAGATGACTTTGTTGTTGAAGATGCAGTTGGTGAATTAGAATTAAGAGCTGATGAAGCTTTAGACCCATTAATTGAAGCATTATCCAGCAGGAAAAAACAAATCAGATTAAATGCAGCAACTTTATTAGGTGCAATAAATAATCCAAAAGCAATTCCTGCATTAATTGAAACAATGCATGACAATAACAAACTTGTTAGAAGAGAAGCATCCACCGCAGTCTCACGTATGGGTGAACCTGCTGTTGACCCGTTAATTGAAACTTTAGAAGATGAAGACTGGAGAGTAAGAGGAGCAGCTGCTTGGGCTTTAGGAAACTTAGGTGATGAAAAAGCTATTCCTGCACTCGAAAAACTCTTGGATGATGAAAGCGGTTTTGTAAAACAAGGTGCACAAAGCGCTATCAACTCAATCAATAAATAA
- a CDS encoding alcohol dehydrogenase catalytic domain-containing protein translates to MINIVYRLKSPKFFEESIDEIELDGVVVRPTYLSICQADQRYYQGSRPAEILDKKLPMALIHEGIGEVVYDGNNNFKSGDKVVMIPNTPSGDDVCRLNYSYSSKFRGSGFDGFTSDLIKLDDTRVVKIPDDFNPHVSAFMELITVAYQGISKFEDLAITPKDVLGVWGDGNLGFITTLLLKVKFPDSKVIAFGKHQNNLNLFSFADEIYRIHDVPDDLAIDHGFECVGSSASQSAIDQIIDLINPQGTINLFGVSEYPVPINTRMVLEKGLTLQGNSRSEREDFIGVVKLLSENPHMFDYLEKLITNICEINSLNDLKEAFDIDHISKFGKTILKWNK, encoded by the coding sequence ATGATTAACATTGTTTACAGATTAAAATCTCCTAAGTTTTTTGAAGAATCAATCGATGAAATCGAATTGGACGGCGTAGTCGTAAGACCGACCTACCTTTCAATCTGTCAGGCCGACCAGAGATACTATCAGGGATCAAGGCCTGCTGAGATTCTCGATAAGAAATTGCCTATGGCACTGATTCATGAAGGAATCGGTGAGGTAGTATATGACGGCAATAATAATTTCAAATCAGGAGATAAGGTGGTAATGATACCTAACACTCCTTCAGGGGATGATGTCTGTAGACTGAATTATTCATACTCTTCCAAATTCAGAGGAAGCGGATTTGACGGTTTTACTTCAGATTTAATTAAACTTGATGATACTCGTGTTGTTAAGATCCCCGATGATTTCAACCCTCATGTCAGTGCATTCATGGAATTGATTACAGTAGCATATCAGGGAATTTCCAAATTTGAAGATTTGGCAATAACTCCAAAAGACGTTCTGGGCGTTTGGGGTGATGGAAATTTGGGTTTCATCACTACTTTGCTTTTAAAAGTGAAATTTCCAGATTCCAAAGTTATAGCTTTCGGAAAGCACCAGAATAATCTCAATCTTTTTTCATTTGCTGATGAAATCTATAGAATTCATGATGTCCCTGATGATTTGGCAATTGACCACGGATTTGAATGTGTTGGTTCAAGCGCATCACAGTCCGCCATTGACCAAATTATCGATTTGATTAATCCTCAGGGGACAATAAATCTCTTCGGTGTAAGCGAATACCCTGTTCCTATAAACACACGTATGGTTTTGGAAAAAGGTTTGACTCTTCAGGGAAACAGCCGCTCTGAGAGAGAAGATTTTATAGGAGTCGTTAAACTCCTCAGTGAAAATCCTCACATGTTTGATTATTTAGAAAAATTAATCACCAATATCTGTGAAATAAATTCCTTAAATGACCTGAAGGAAGCCTTTGATATTGATCATATTTCTAAATTCGGCAAAACCATTTTAAAATGGAACAAGTAA
- a CDS encoding class I SAM-dependent methyltransferase, giving the protein MMMPENGHRAHGFSSALFLDSNEILNELDLKGDEIFMDAGCGDGHIAIQVIEEKLTTNTVYAVDVYDASIEDMETYKKENNVENLVNIEADIPKGIPGVEDESVDVVLLVNVFHGFKASRQLDEAAAELARIVKKDGKIAIMDYKPWDVPKGPPTKMRSSPDDLEELFKKQGLKRIYLNEEIGEDIPEGKSHFLIMFQKD; this is encoded by the coding sequence ATGATGATGCCTGAAAACGGACATAGAGCTCATGGGTTTTCCAGTGCGCTTTTTCTGGATTCTAATGAAATTTTAAACGAATTAGACCTTAAAGGTGATGAAATTTTCATGGATGCAGGTTGTGGAGACGGACATATTGCAATTCAGGTAATTGAAGAAAAACTTACAACCAATACTGTTTATGCAGTGGACGTTTATGACGCATCTATTGAAGATATGGAAACCTACAAAAAGGAAAATAATGTTGAAAATCTCGTAAACATTGAAGCGGATATTCCTAAAGGAATTCCTGGCGTTGAAGATGAATCCGTTGATGTGGTTCTGCTTGTCAACGTTTTCCATGGATTTAAAGCTTCCAGACAGCTTGATGAAGCTGCCGCAGAACTTGCAAGAATAGTTAAAAAAGATGGAAAAATTGCTATTATGGATTATAAACCATGGGATGTTCCTAAAGGACCTCCTACAAAAATGAGAAGTTCTCCTGATGATTTGGAAGAACTCTTCAAAAAACAGGGTCTTAAGAGGATATATCTCAATGAGGAGATTGGTGAGGATATTCCTGAAGGCAAGTCTCACTTTTTAATAATGTTTCAAAAGGATTGA
- a CDS encoding DUF998 domain-containing protein: MIAEAVSATFFKASIFETYIFHTISELGIPNPNSPLFWLMNSAFILIGLVLLFGSFYRLKDFIVKNKIIYYIFSLITALGVIIVGLIHGGNPLTSGYHTLGAVMTILGGNILLILVSRSMNEFEAYQKSTLILGIFGLIIFWVMFFSISSIYMPVYERLSAYTLIIWSFLTGMYLLRN; encoded by the coding sequence ATAATAGCTGAAGCTGTTTCCGCAACTTTTTTTAAAGCTTCTATTTTTGAAACTTATATTTTTCACACCATTTCGGAGCTTGGTATTCCAAATCCGAACTCACCATTATTCTGGCTTATGAACTCTGCCTTTATATTAATTGGTTTGGTCCTGCTTTTCGGCAGTTTCTACAGACTTAAGGATTTCATAGTCAAAAACAAAATAATTTATTATATTTTTTCTCTGATTACTGCATTGGGAGTCATTATCGTCGGTCTTATTCATGGGGGAAATCCTTTAACTTCAGGATACCATACTCTGGGTGCTGTAATGACAATACTTGGAGGAAACATTTTACTTATCCTGGTTTCAAGATCGATGAACGAATTTGAAGCCTATCAAAAAAGCACATTAATCCTTGGAATTTTTGGCCTTATAATATTCTGGGTAATGTTTTTCAGCATAAGTAGTATCTACATGCCAGTCTATGAAAGGCTTTCAGCATACACCTTAATCATATGGAGTTTTCTGACAGGTATGTACCTTCTCAGAAATTAA
- a CDS encoding DUF2115 domain-containing protein codes for MNAEDILTELKELSPNDKITKSELMVILKKYARIISVNDLMLATARMRKDGEYVQANYREKYLKVYIKYFIMRMKEVKEKEDYVDTPIDKKAFDESFPMLKRTFEKERLGNADDDKFPLIYVITALYTTFILEEPIHPVGSEFPGSLFVEEKNGEFFCPVKENQKDNVNAICHLCLAEQTPNI; via the coding sequence ATGAATGCTGAAGACATATTAACAGAACTTAAAGAATTATCTCCAAATGATAAAATTACAAAATCAGAACTGATGGTGATACTTAAAAAATATGCCCGTATCATCTCTGTAAACGATTTGATGCTGGCTACAGCACGAATGAGAAAAGACGGAGAATATGTTCAGGCAAATTACCGTGAAAAATACCTTAAAGTCTATATAAAATATTTTATAATGCGCATGAAGGAAGTTAAAGAAAAAGAGGATTATGTAGATACTCCAATAGATAAAAAAGCATTTGACGAATCATTTCCTATGCTTAAGAGAACCTTTGAAAAGGAAAGGCTTGGAAATGCCGATGATGACAAGTTCCCGTTAATATATGTAATTACAGCACTTTACACCACATTCATTTTAGAAGAACCGATTCATCCAGTTGGAAGTGAATTTCCAGGAAGTTTGTTTGTGGAAGAGAAAAATGGAGAATTTTTCTGTCCGGTTAAGGAAAACCAAAAGGACAATGTCAATGCTATCTGCCATTTATGCCTTGCAGAACAGACCCCTAACATTTAG
- the argB gene encoding acetylglutamate kinase — translation MTEIDVLVEALPFIKEFYCKKILIKYGGHAMIDDDAKSSTARDVVLLRYVGMEPVIVHGGGPEISRSMEKMGKEAKFIKGLRVTDEETMEIIEMVLAGKISTEIVSELIKHDGDAISLSGKDSSLIYAHKKPASKIDEELVDLGLVGEVERINTEMLEMFLEYDVTPVISPIGIDKDGKSLNLNADTAAGEIASALGAEKLIILTDVRGVLRDPSDPSTLIQKIRISEVPDLIEQGIITGGMIPKIETCVNAIKNGVKSCHIIDGRIEHALLYEIFTTEGIGTMIFE, via the coding sequence ATGACAGAAATTGATGTTTTAGTTGAAGCTTTACCATTTATTAAGGAATTTTACTGTAAAAAAATTCTAATTAAATATGGTGGGCATGCAATGATTGATGATGATGCAAAATCATCCACAGCTCGTGATGTAGTACTGTTGAGATATGTTGGAATGGAACCTGTTATAGTCCATGGAGGAGGTCCTGAAATTTCAAGGTCTATGGAAAAAATGGGTAAGGAAGCTAAATTCATCAAAGGTTTAAGAGTAACTGATGAGGAAACCATGGAAATTATTGAAATGGTTCTTGCAGGTAAAATCTCAACTGAAATTGTTTCAGAACTTATCAAACATGACGGTGACGCAATTAGTTTGTCCGGTAAAGATTCAAGTTTAATTTATGCTCATAAAAAGCCGGCCAGTAAAATCGATGAGGAACTTGTTGATTTGGGTCTTGTCGGTGAAGTTGAAAGAATCAACACAGAAATGCTTGAAATGTTTCTGGAGTATGACGTAACTCCTGTAATTTCCCCAATTGGTATTGATAAGGATGGAAAAAGTTTGAATCTTAACGCTGATACTGCTGCCGGTGAGATTGCCAGTGCATTGGGTGCAGAAAAATTAATTATTCTAACTGATGTTCGCGGTGTTTTAAGAGACCCTTCAGATCCGTCAACTTTAATTCAAAAAATCAGAATTTCAGAAGTTCCTGATTTAATTGAACAGGGAATTATTACTGGTGGTATGATTCCAAAAATCGAAACCTGTGTAAATGCAATTAAAAATGGTGTTAAATCCTGTCATATCATTGACGGAAGGATAGAACATGCCCTGCTTTATGAAATATTTACCACCGAGGGCATTGGAACTATGATTTTCGAATAA
- a CDS encoding class I adenylate-forming enzyme family protein, with the protein MLNITTFLDANSKRLDKDVLYNPTTGNKYNSHELLSIVSEIGRNLKDLGISKGDRVIIYLNNSEEYLLSLFAIWRIGAIAIPTNRIMTAVELDYLADDSKAKLMITDNEGKDLIDIDTYIPENISEYKDCEVLDAENTDWDDLCQLQYTSGTTGQPKGAMLTHGNYFTAIHNECDVLTLKQDDVFLGIYPMAHVGLSWAISALRAAAYYILIEQFNIEEYLELCEKEKVTVLTGMPPVIHSLTTMDARKHLRTVREIISGGGPLHKKIWKDFHQTYQIPIINAYGLSETIVIGTGTVIRPEDYWEADRFESVGHPVCFSEVKIVDETDSSKILPQYEQGEIALRGPAVAKGYWGNEEKTKSSFLDDGWFLTGDVGYLDEDNRLFITDRKKDMIVMSGWKIYPTEVEEVLIKYPAVKEIAIFSINDCHRGELPVAAVVWENDADEEGLISYARENLSRYKVPRKIFTLDELPRVNGWKLLRRELREMFKE; encoded by the coding sequence ATGTTAAACATTACAACTTTTTTAGATGCAAATTCAAAACGCCTGGACAAGGACGTGCTGTATAACCCTACTACAGGAAATAAATACAATTCCCATGAACTGCTGTCAATCGTTTCTGAAATCGGACGTAATTTAAAAGATTTAGGAATAAGCAAAGGAGACCGTGTTATAATTTATTTAAATAACTCTGAAGAATATCTGCTTTCACTTTTTGCAATATGGAGAATAGGTGCAATAGCCATTCCGACAAACAGAATAATGACTGCGGTTGAACTTGACTATCTCGCAGATGACTCAAAAGCCAAATTAATGATTACAGACAATGAAGGAAAAGATCTGATTGACATTGACACATACATCCCGGAAAATATTTCCGAATATAAAGACTGTGAAGTTTTGGATGCTGAAAATACAGATTGGGATGATTTATGTCAGCTGCAATATACCTCAGGAACCACCGGCCAGCCTAAAGGAGCAATGCTCACACATGGAAACTATTTCACTGCAATACACAACGAATGTGATGTGCTTACTTTAAAACAGGACGACGTATTTTTAGGAATTTATCCGATGGCTCATGTAGGCCTATCCTGGGCGATTTCAGCCTTAAGAGCAGCGGCTTATTACATTTTAATAGAACAGTTCAATATCGAGGAATACCTTGAGTTATGTGAAAAGGAAAAGGTTACGGTACTGACAGGAATGCCTCCAGTAATACATTCCCTAACAACAATGGATGCCCGTAAGCATTTAAGAACCGTTCGTGAAATCATCTCAGGAGGAGGTCCTCTTCACAAAAAAATCTGGAAGGATTTCCACCAGACATATCAGATTCCTATCATTAACGCTTACGGACTGTCTGAAACAATCGTAATCGGAACAGGAACAGTTATAAGACCTGAAGATTACTGGGAAGCTGACCGTTTTGAAAGTGTAGGTCATCCAGTGTGCTTTTCAGAAGTCAAAATTGTTGATGAAACAGACTCTTCAAAGATTTTACCACAATACGAACAGGGTGAAATTGCTCTTAGAGGCCCTGCTGTTGCAAAAGGATACTGGGGAAATGAAGAAAAAACAAAATCATCATTTTTAGATGACGGATGGTTTTTAACAGGTGATGTCGGTTATCTTGATGAGGACAATCGTCTGTTTATTACCGACCGTAAAAAGGACATGATTGTAATGAGCGGATGGAAAATCTATCCGACAGAAGTGGAGGAAGTACTGATAAAATATCCTGCTGTAAAAGAAATAGCCATTTTCAGCATTAACGATTGCCACAGGGGAGAATTGCCTGTAGCAGCAGTTGTCTGGGAAAATGACGCAGATGAAGAAGGACTAATCAGCTATGCACGTGAAAACTTATCCAGATATAAAGTTCCAAGAAAAATATTTACACTTGATGAGCTTCCAAGAGTAAACGGTTGGAAACTGCTTCGAAGAGAACTTAGAGAAATGTTTAAGGAGTAA
- a CDS encoding reductive dehalogenase domain-containing protein, giving the protein MSEMNNIKDYLISLGASKVGFADVNGLASEFVDLPNAISIVLKIPKETIQLVKDESYGEYWASFHKQIDKLTEISLKGEAYIKNLGYNAFGLTMTRNECDMKKLLSILPYKTMATKSGLGWIGRSALFVTPEYGSAVALGGILTDMPLDFGTPITDSECDECTNCQEACPVDAINPQKWNDRLSRKDIIDIETCSEYIIDQYKAGLGCTKCMSECKLTQEYLKRE; this is encoded by the coding sequence ATGTCTGAGATGAATAACATTAAAGATTATCTTATAAGTTTGGGTGCAAGCAAAGTCGGTTTTGCAGATGTGAACGGTCTGGCCAGCGAATTTGTTGATTTGCCTAATGCTATAAGCATTGTTCTGAAAATTCCAAAAGAAACCATACAGTTAGTTAAAGATGAAAGCTATGGAGAGTACTGGGCATCTTTTCACAAGCAAATTGACAAGTTAACTGAAATTTCGCTAAAAGGTGAAGCGTATATAAAAAATTTGGGATACAATGCATTCGGACTTACAATGACTCGTAATGAATGTGACATGAAAAAACTGTTAAGCATTTTACCATATAAAACAATGGCCACCAAATCAGGCCTAGGCTGGATTGGACGCTCAGCACTATTCGTCACACCAGAATACGGTTCAGCTGTAGCTTTAGGAGGTATCTTAACTGATATGCCGCTTGATTTTGGAACACCAATTACTGACAGTGAATGTGATGAGTGTACCAACTGTCAGGAAGCATGTCCTGTAGATGCAATAAATCCTCAAAAATGGAATGACCGTTTAAGCAGGAAAGACATTATAGATATCGAAACCTGCAGCGAGTATATTATCGACCAGTATAAGGCAGGACTTGGATGTACAAAATGCATGAGCGAGTGTAAACTCACTCAGGAATATCTGAAACGAGAGTAA
- a CDS encoding GNAT family N-acetyltransferase: protein MSITYKNTHNFSKRQLEELFKSVEWSSGEFPKKLVLAMRNTNCVYSAWNGDELVGLISAMDDGVMNAYINYLLVKPEYQLKGIGKTLVEKVKEHYKDYQRIAVITMHEKSRFYEYCEFEKREDKVPLFLTELED from the coding sequence ATGAGTATAACCTACAAAAATACCCACAACTTTTCAAAAAGACAACTGGAAGAACTGTTCAAATCAGTTGAGTGGTCTTCCGGAGAATTTCCGAAAAAACTAGTACTTGCCATGAGAAATACCAATTGCGTTTACTCTGCATGGAACGGTGATGAACTGGTCGGATTGATTTCTGCCATGGATGACGGCGTAATGAACGCTTATATCAATTACCTTCTTGTAAAACCTGAATATCAGCTTAAAGGAATCGGAAAAACATTGGTTGAAAAAGTAAAAGAGCATTACAAAGATTACCAAAGAATAGCTGTTATTACAATGCATGAAAAAAGCAGATTCTATGAATACTGCGAATTTGAAAAAAGAGAAGATAAAGTACCGTTATTTCTAACGGAACTTGAAGATTAA
- a CDS encoding SAP domain-containing protein, with the protein MSEQKLEVFNVLNFLNSGYSIEQILNEGNFGTFQSGEDCVKYLIEEGYLEGEIGEISAESDSEALTAEEVSKKYTVAELKDLLRENGLKVSGKKQELVERLLPVLNGEEAESGEATLSDFDKSDDLKLTDKALDFVKDNDWIDLYMFALVAFRFEDYETYVNSSSDDKIETALNFCDEIISRALVANQFLVFIDALSAKAHVYAYNQDYDSFMDYDLQRYILGLNPIVMDAQTYATYDVINEANIINLKNVVEKLEIKNLKKRFDKIWNKSHITDITVPKKSCYKILQKAIGGADIEELNFDLKEKYFNRKFGI; encoded by the coding sequence GTGAGTGAACAAAAATTAGAAGTATTCAATGTTTTAAATTTTTTAAACAGCGGTTATTCAATCGAGCAAATTTTAAATGAAGGAAATTTCGGTACTTTTCAATCAGGTGAAGATTGCGTAAAATATCTGATTGAAGAAGGATACCTTGAAGGGGAAATAGGTGAAATCTCAGCTGAAAGCGATAGTGAAGCATTAACAGCTGAAGAAGTATCCAAAAAATATACTGTTGCTGAACTGAAAGACCTTTTAAGGGAAAATGGTCTTAAAGTTTCAGGTAAAAAACAGGAATTGGTAGAAAGATTATTGCCTGTTTTAAATGGTGAAGAAGCTGAATCCGGTGAAGCAACATTAAGTGATTTTGACAAATCCGATGATTTGAAATTAACTGATAAGGCACTTGACTTTGTTAAGGATAATGATTGGATTGACTTGTACATGTTTGCTCTTGTAGCATTCAGATTTGAAGATTATGAAACATATGTCAATTCATCTTCCGATGATAAAATCGAAACTGCATTAAACTTCTGTGATGAAATCATATCAAGAGCATTGGTCGCAAATCAGTTTTTAGTATTCATCGATGCATTGTCTGCAAAAGCTCATGTTTATGCATATAACCAGGATTATGATTCATTCATGGATTATGACCTGCAAAGATACATCCTTGGTTTAAACCCTATTGTAATGGATGCCCAAACATATGCAACATATGACGTAATAAATGAAGCTAACATTATTAATCTTAAAAATGTAGTTGAAAAGCTTGAAATCAAAAATCTTAAGAAAAGATTTGATAAAATATGGAACAAATCCCATATTACTGATATTACTGTACCTAAAAAATCCTGCTATAAAATATTGCAGAAAGCTATTGGCGGTGCAGATATTGAAGAATTAAACTTTGATTTAAAAGAAAAATACTTCAATAGAAAATTCGGAATTTAA
- a CDS encoding 2-C-methyl-D-erythritol 4-phosphate cytidylyltransferase: MIFAAILAGGVGSRMGGTDTPKQFLPLGGKPVIIHTIEKFVINSKIDKIIVLTPQNYINHTTHLIKEHIGSDDDIIVIEGGKTRNDTLLNSINYIDEHFGIDDESIIITHDSVRPFVTHRIIEDNIEAAKKYGACDTVIPATDTIVESINAKTIESIPVRDYYYQGQTPQSFNIKKLFNLINSLTEEESNILTDACKIFTLKDEDVYLVDGEVTNIKITYPYDLKLANTILEDKHD, translated from the coding sequence ATGATTTTTGCAGCTATTTTAGCAGGCGGTGTCGGATCAAGAATGGGTGGCACAGACACTCCAAAGCAGTTCCTGCCTTTGGGAGGTAAGCCTGTTATCATTCACACTATCGAAAAATTTGTAATTAACAGTAAAATAGATAAAATCATTGTTTTAACACCTCAAAATTATATAAATCATACTACACATCTTATAAAAGAGCATATTGGCAGTGATGATGATATTATTGTTATTGAAGGTGGAAAAACAAGAAATGATACTTTATTGAACAGTATAAACTATATTGATGAACATTTCGGAATCGATGATGAGTCAATTATAATAACTCATGATTCTGTAAGGCCGTTTGTTACTCATAGAATTATTGAAGACAATATAGAAGCTGCAAAAAAATACGGTGCCTGCGATACAGTCATTCCTGCAACAGATACTATTGTTGAGAGTATCAACGCAAAAACTATTGAAAGCATTCCTGTAAGGGATTATTATTACCAGGGCCAGACTCCACAGAGCTTCAATATAAAGAAACTTTTCAATCTCATCAACAGCTTAACAGAAGAGGAAAGCAATATCCTGACAGATGCATGTAAAATATTCACTCTTAAAGATGAAGATGTATATCTGGTCGACGGTGAAGTCACAAATATCAAGATTACATACCCTTATGATTTGAAACTGGCAAATACAATACTTGAGGACAAGCATGATTAA